A window of the Larimichthys crocea isolate SSNF unplaced genomic scaffold, L_crocea_2.0 scaffold110, whole genome shotgun sequence genome harbors these coding sequences:
- the dennd4b gene encoding DENN domain-containing protein 4B isoform X3 codes for MTEEKCPQLVDYFVVAGLDPAGPWRPLDEDGRTSANSSSTPSSSSSSGRAVESVTDLAVIARGLGEEVPEGFTCIERTLGGHSAELSAGLINNPHLYLCYRRGRDKPPILDLGVLYEGKEQLKQGWYVIETTPYSRSASLSAGGAPTAHRVFLTYRRALDSQGLHTLGVTDIALLLPSKGEVAPHTFCRVDKNLNTGMWGPALYVCYKRAVAKANALVYKANLISRYPEEDLEAFPLPESVPVFCLPMGVTVESWPLNTKYQLPVFSTFVLTSASGDKVYGAAIQFYESFSRELLSERQSVRLGLLSVVDRRPITNRSLQVKKSICVLSHWPFFNVFQKFLTFVYRYSISGPHVLPLEKHISSFMHNVPFPSPQRPRILVQLSPYDNLLLCQPVSSPLPLSGASFLKLLQNLGPENACTLLLAVLTEHKLLLHSLRPDVLTSVSEALVSMSFPLRWLCPYIPLCPLQMADVLLAPMPFIVGVHSSYFDLYDPPTDVVCVDLDTNTIFQSEDKKPLSWRSLPRKHGKTLFNTLTNLHKTLEKICTPGQEEATLEFLLTDYDQIYRSQKQLELEIQEAFLRFMSCLLRGYRTFLLPITQAPSDTTTDCSSLFNLQGFLKSRDRTQQKFYSQLTRTQMFTQFIEECSFVSDRHACLEFFDECVQKVDVEKPEEVRLIDLDETHSGEHTVFIMPPEEPQEPDGSECPALYSYETFPTLRLELFDRPQDQLRVPAKGSAPSSPAPRRTKQEIKLAQKRAQKYSAVADMWSKCLLGHCYGLWFIYLPTFVKAESAKVRALHTAYDVLKHMENRKVVLPDEVCYRILMQLCGQYGQPVLAVRVLLEMKKAGITPNTITYGYYNKAVLESKWPSTSQGGRLRWAKLRNVLLAVAQFRQPIKRRQKSGSVESRGEAMMDDQRLRPHSTLIRQSSWSGLSESSSHESLTGSLVKSNSLSSMKTPSDKVRLCKNTALRNAATNGCDDPVSRKPPIGRRDTSTPPPAPPGGVLVQRSQVCLSTFYKDCAESADSESDCSCQPVERDGRPAGTRDTAGRNKVVDENYNNVASPSRGGLAGKLQQLLTPTRHRVSVRRAASVDDRRPGGGAGIGRRVSEQRQSRKAQVAETLLKAKERLVSATSESSLSVGSDLDLTDTPSPAYPLRRSWDANQEATGLEVLMSSCSLCRSCNSLVYDEEIMAGWTSDDSNLNSSCPFCCASFVPFLNAEICDFGPVSSTERSNWNMEDEVESAVRPPSGQEASLRHQCNGLSEDSSSETSSYSENSRATTGSSVGGAPQVTVAYLSPLVLRKELESLLENEGEAVLAQPQFLDNHSIIFWNLVWYFQRLGLPNNLLQLVRASPLVSQFTQSENSAVRVRLLWDTLTPDVDQWPPLYILWRIHSGVPMRSYSWRRHNHPFTLSFLEEVLRWVGMNEVHKAVTLFLDTLAKQPGSAWTQRSLYREFLFLTLAAMGKDHVAAFDKKYKVAYTRLSGTLGREELRKKRAQPPSPKAVDCRRSFHPPLEC; via the exons atgacagaggagaaatgtCCCCAGCTGGTGGACTACTTTGTAGTGGCGGGTCTCGACCCTGCAGGACCCTGGAGGCCCCTGGATGAGGATGGCAGGACCTCCGCCAACTCCTCCTCGACACCCTCCTCGTCATCTTCATCGGGCCGAGCGGTGGAGTCGGTGACGGACCTGGCGGTGATTGCCCGGGGGCTCGGGGAGGAAGTGCCGGAGGGCTTCACCTGCATCGAGAGGACGCTGGGCGGACACTCAGCCGAGCTGAGCGCCGGCCTCATCAACAACCCGCACCTTTACCTGTGCTACCGCCGAGGGCGAGACAAGCCGCCCATCCTGGACCTCGG GGTTCTGTATGAAGGGAAGGAGCAGCTGAAGCAGGGCTGGTACGTCATCGAGACGACGCCCTACAGCCGCTCGGCCAGCCTGAGCGCCGGTGGCGCTCCGACGGCTCACCGGGTGTTCCTGACGTACCGGCGGGCTCTGGACTCTCAGGGCCTCCACACGCTGGGTGTCACCGACATCGCCCTGCTGCTGCCCAGCAAAGGAGAGGTCGCCCCGCACACCTTCTGCCGGGTCGACAAGAACCTCAACACCGGCATG tGGGGTCCAGCTCTGTATGTGTGCTACAAGAGAGCTGTGGCCAAAGCCAACGCCTTGGTCTACAAAGCCA atCTGATCAGCCGGTACCCAGAGGAGGACCTGGAGGCGTTTCCTCTGCCGGAGTCGGTTCCGGTCTTCTGTCTGCCGATGGGCGTCACCGTGGAGAGCTGGCCGCTGAACACCAAGTACCAGCTGCCCGTCTTCTCCACCTTCGTTCTCACCTCCGCCTCCGGGGACAAG GTTTACGGAGCCGCCATCCAATTCTACGAGTCGTTCTCCCGGGAGCTGCTGTCGGAGCGGCAGAGCGTGAGGCTCGGGCTGCTCAGCGTGGTCGACCGGCGGCCGATCACCAACCGCAGCCTGCAGGTGAAGAAGAGCATCTGCGTCCTCTCTCACTGGCCCTTCTTCAACGTCTTCCAGAAGTTCCTCACCTTCGTCTACAGATACTCCATCTCCGGACCTCACGTCCTGCCGCTCGAAAA ACACATCTCCAGCTTCATGCACAACGTCCCGTTTCCCTCCCCACAGAGGCCTCGCATCCTCGTTCAG CTCTCTCCGTACGACAACCTGCTGCTCTGCCAGCCGGTCTCCTCTCCACTCCCACTCAG cggTGCGAGCttcctgaagctgctgcagaacCTCGGCCCGGAGAACGCCTGCACGCTGCTGCTCGCCGTCCTCACcgaacacaaactgctgctgcactcGCTCCGGCCCGACGTCCTGACCTCCGTCAGCGAGGCGCTCGTCTCC ATGAGTTTCCCTCTGCGCTGGCTCTGTCCGTACATCCCTCTGTGTCCGCTGCAGATGGCCGACGTGCTGCTCGCTCCGATGCCGTTCATCGTGGGCGTCCACTCCAGCTACTTCGACCTGTACGACCCCCCCACCGACGTGGTGTGTGTCGACCTGGACACCAACACCATCTTTCA GTCAGAGGACAAGAAGCCGTTGTCATGGCGATCATTACCCAGGAAGCACGGCAAGACTCTGTTCAACACCCTCACCAACCTGCACAAGACCCTGGAGAAGA TTTGCACTCCTGGTCAGGAGGAGGCGACGTTGGAGTTCCTGCTGACGGACTACGATCAGATCTACAGGAGTCAGAAGCAGCTGGAGTTGGAGATCCAGGAGGCGTTCCTTCGCTTCATGAGCTGCCTGCTGCGAGGATACCGGACGTTCCTGCTGCCCATCACCCAGGCGCCGTCCGACACCACCACCGACTGCAGCTCGCTGTTCAACCTGCAGG gTTTCCTGAAATCTCGCGATCGGACGCAGCAGAAGTTTTACAGCCAGCTGACGAGGACTCAGATGTTCACTCAGTTCATCGAGGAGTGTTCGTTTGTGAGCGACCGACACGCCTGCCTCGAGTTCTTCGATGAGTGCGTCCAAAAG GTGGACGTGGAGAAGCCGGAGGAGGTGAGGCTGATCGATCTGGATGAGACTCACAGCGGGGAACACACGGTCTTCATCATGCCTCCTGAAGAACCTCAAGAACCGGACGGGTCCGAGTGCCCCGCCCTCTACAG CTATGAAACCTTCCCCACGCTGAGGCTGGAGCTCTTTGACCGGCCCCAGGATCAGCTCCGGGTCCCGGCTAAGGGCAGCGCTCCGAGTAGCCCCGCCCCCAGACGCACAAAACAG GAGATCAAGTTGGCCCAGAAGCGAGCCCAGAAGTACTCGGCGGTGGCGGACATGTGGTCCAAGTGTCTGCTGGGTCACTGTTACGGCCTCTGGTTCATCTACCTGCCCACCTTCGTCAAGGCGGAGAGCGCGAAGGTGCGCGCGCTGCACACGGCCTACGACGTCCTCAAACACATGGAGAACCGCAAGGTGGTGCTGCCGGACGAG gtgtgttacagGATCCTGATGCAGCTCTGTGGTCAGTACGGTCAGCCAGTCCTCGCTGTTCGAGTCCTGCTGGAGATGAAGAAGGCTGGGATCACCCCCAACACCATCACCTACGGATACTACAacaag gCAGTCCTGGAGAGCAAGTGGCCGTCCACCAGTCAGGGCGGACGTCTCCGCTGGGCCAAGCTGAGGAACGTCCTATTGGCTGTGGCTCAGTTCAGACAGCCAATCAAACGGCGTCAGAAGAGCGGCTCGGTGGAATCGCGAGGAG aagcAATGATGGATGACCAGAGGCTCCGCCCACACTCGACTCTGATTCGTCAGTCCAGCTGGAGCGGTCTGTCTGAAAGCTCCAGTCACGAGTCTCTGACGGGTTCGCTGGTGAAGAGCAACAGTCTGAGCAGCATGAAGACGCCGAGCGACA AGGTCCGTCTCTGCAAGAACACCGCCCTCCGTAACGCAGCGACCAACGGCTGCGACGACCCCGTCTCCCGTAAACCTCCCATAGGACGCAGAGACACCTCCACACCGCCTCCGGCGCCCCCTGGTGGTGTTCTGGTCCAGAGGAGTCAGGTCTGCCTCTCCACCTTCTACAAAGACTGTGCCGAGTCGGCCGACTCTGAGTCAGACTGCAGCTGCCAGCCGGTGGAGAGAGACGGCAG ACCTGCAGGAACTCGAGACACGGCCGGCAGAAATAAAGTCGTGGACGAGAACTACAACAACGTCGCCTCCCCGAGCCGAGGAGGTCTGGCAGGAAAactccagcagctcctcactCCGACCAGACACCGAGTGTCCGTTCGACGAGCCGCCAGCGTGGACGACCGGCgaccaggaggaggagcagggataGGACGAAGGGTGTCTGAACAGAGACAGTCGAGGAAAGCTCAAGTGGCTGAAACGCTGCTGAAAGCCAAAGAGAGGCTGGTCAGCGCTACCTCCGAG AGTTCATTGTCTGTAGGAAGTGACCTCGACTTGACGGACACGCCCAGTCCAGCCTATCCTCTGCGCCGGTCCTGGGACGCCAATCAAGAGGCGACGGGCCTGGAG gtGTTGATGtccagctgctctctgtgtcGCAGCTGTAACTCGTTAGTTTACGACGAGGAGATCATGGCCGGCTGGACGTCAGACGACTCCAACCTGAACTCGTCCTGCCCGTTCTGCTGCGCCTCCTTCGTCCCCTTCCTGAACGCTGAGATATGTGACTTCGGACCTGTCAGCAg CACGGAGCGCAGCAACTGGAACATGGAGGACGAGGTGGAGAGCGCCGTCAGGCCCCCCAGTGGTCAGGAGGCCTCCCTGCGACACCAGTGTAATGGTTTGAGTGAAGACTCCAGCTCCGAGACCAGCAGCTACTCCGAGAACAGCAGGGCGACCACG gGTTCCTCAGTGGGCGGGGCTCCACAGGTGACCGTGGCCTACCTGAGCCCTTTGGTTCTGAGGAAGGAGCTGGAGAGTCTGCTGGAGAACGAGGGCGAGGCGGTGCTGGCTCAGCCTCAGTTCCTAGACAACCACTCCATCATCTTCTGGAACCTGGTCTGGTACTTTCAGCGCCTCGGACTGCCCAACAACCTGCTGCAACTGGTCAGAGCATCGCCACTGGTCAGCCAGTTCACACAG tCTGAGAACTCGGCGGTGAGGGTGAGGCTCCTCTGGGACACCCTGACCCCTGACGTGGACCAGTGGCCGCCCCTCTACATCCTGTGGAGGATCCACA GTGGCGTCCCGATGAGGAGCTACAGCTGGCGGAGGCACAACCACCCGTTCACTCTGTCCTTCCTGGAGGAGGTGCTGCGGTGGGTCGGCATGAACGAGGTGCACAAAGCCGTCACCCTGTTCCTCGACACGCTGGCCAAGCAGCCGGGCTCGGCCTGGACTCAGAG GAGTTTGTACAGAGAGTTCCTCTTCCTCACCCTGGCAGCTATGGGCAAAGATCACGTCG CTGCGTTTGATAAAAAGTACAAGGTGGCGTACACTCGGCTCAGCGGCACTCTGGGTCGGGAGGAGCTCAGGAAGAAGCGAGCTCAGCCTCCCAGCCCCAAAGCCGTCGACTGCAGACGCAGCTTCCACCCGCCGCTCGAATGCTGA